In Gossypium arboreum isolate Shixiya-1 chromosome 5, ASM2569848v2, whole genome shotgun sequence, a single genomic region encodes these proteins:
- the LOC108470041 gene encoding protein SICKLE produces MDESEKRKERLKAMRMEAANAEVSDNVQSSAMPGSLSNPLIETSSSLTAQDDFCRAPRFDYYTDPMAAFSGNKKRDYVHNRAPSDSGPRNTGRGLPVHQMQSHFAPDRGVYKQGPYSPRLRSPSLMHQGQSDAWNGPQATEHYNFVSDGSPRGMFGGPPQHPGTFHRVWNPSNTSSYGKLPNPGFSPADGRSFNYGAARPQMFGRNPILDQRPGSSPSFSPGRGRGPGYRGSSGPGLGRSAGRGQGFHGHSSASNKMLGPECYFDESMLKDPWQHLKPIPWRRQEAGMDSLGAPGTSNSSGIKRAKVSEASSKQSLAEYLAASFNKAVEGTE; encoded by the exons ATGGATGAATCtgagaaaagaaaggaaaggtTGAAAGCAATGCGCATGGAAGCTGCTAATGCTGAAGTATCTGATAATGTTCAGAGTTCTGCAATGCCTGGTTCTCTTTCAAATCCATTGATTGAGACATCGTCGAGTTTGACTGCTCAGGATGATTTTTGTAGAGCTCCACGTTTTGACTACTATACTGATCCTATGGCAGCATTTTCTGGTAACAAGAAGAGGGACTATGTTCATAATCGTGCACCATCCGATTCTG GACCAAGGAACACTGGTAGGGGTTTGCCTGTCCATCAGATGCAAAGCCATTTTGCACCTGATCGTGGTGTATACAAACAAGGTCCATACAGCCCTAGATTAAGAAGTCCATCACTCATGCATCAAGGCCAATCTGATGCTTGGAATGGGCCACAGGCCACTGAACATTATAACTTTGTTTCTGATGGAAGTCCAAGAGGAATGTTTGGTGGTCCTCCCCAGCATCCTGGAACTTTTCATAGGGTCTGGAATCCCTCTAATACATCAAGCTATGGTAAATTACCTAACCCCGGCTTTTCTCCAGCAGATGGTCGTAGTTTCAATTATGGAGCAGCCAGGCCACAAATGTTTGGTAGAAATCCAATCCTTGATCAAAGACCTGGAAGTAGTCCTAGTTTCAGTCCAGGAAGAGGCAGGGGTCCTGGATACCGAGGGAGCAGTGGTCCTGGTTTAGGAAGGAGTGCTGGACGAGGGCAAGGCTTTCATGGTCATAGCTCAGCATCAAACAAGATGTTAGGGCCAGAGTGTTACTTTGATGAATCCATGTTGAAAGATCCTTGGCAGCATTTAAAACCTATTCCATGGAGAAGACAAGAAGCTGGAATGGATAGTTTGGGTGCACCAGGCACTTCGAACTCCAGTGGCATAAAAAGGGCAAAAGTTTCAGAGGCTTCTTCTAAACAAAGTCTTGCTGAATACCTTGCTGCTTCATTCAACAAAGCTGTTGAAGGCACAGAATGA